In Candidatus Dependentiae bacterium, a single window of DNA contains:
- the gatB gene encoding Asp-tRNA(Asn)/Glu-tRNA(Gln) amidotransferase subunit GatB yields MTTTSLSSVLERHPDYEATIGVEVHVQLLTQSKIFCSCSIAFGAQPNTHICVVCTGQPGALPVLNKKALEYAIMMGIATESRINTISEFARKHYFYPDLPKKYQVTQGDRPICENGKYVIIRADGSEKVIRINRIHMEEDAGKNIHGAAGESFVDCNRAGTPLIEIVSEPDLQDSHDVREYLTGLHSIVRYLGICDGNMEEGSFRADVNVSVKKKGASKLGTRVELKNINSFRYIVQAVDYEIDRQISLIQEGGAVKQETRLWDSHDQKTVFMRSKESSYDYRYFSDPDLPLVVVDDEWVKRVKTQVPELAKQKIVRFGNQYGLSVYEATILTGEKQQADFYEAVVQRCRQPKMACNWVLRDLLGYLKESKQDLTSCLIEPEMLGELIQELVQGVINAPTAQEVFAEMAATGKYPSIIIQEKGLQQIGDESEILAIIEEVLAKEPDVVASYRGGNQKLFGYFVGQVMKKTSGRASPQVVQPLLKKALETV; encoded by the coding sequence ATGACAACTACATCTCTTTCTTCTGTTCTTGAGCGACATCCTGATTATGAGGCAACAATTGGAGTTGAAGTTCACGTTCAGCTGTTGACTCAATCGAAAATTTTTTGTTCTTGTTCTATTGCGTTTGGTGCTCAGCCAAACACTCACATTTGTGTTGTTTGTACAGGACAACCCGGGGCATTACCTGTTTTGAACAAAAAAGCCCTTGAATATGCGATTATGATGGGTATTGCCACAGAATCGCGTATCAATACTATTTCTGAATTTGCTCGTAAGCATTATTTTTATCCCGATTTGCCAAAAAAATATCAAGTTACTCAGGGCGATCGTCCAATCTGTGAAAATGGTAAATATGTAATCATTCGTGCAGATGGTTCAGAAAAGGTGATTAGAATTAATCGAATTCACATGGAAGAAGATGCTGGTAAAAATATTCATGGCGCTGCTGGTGAAAGTTTTGTTGACTGTAATCGAGCAGGAACACCTTTGATTGAAATTGTTTCAGAGCCAGATTTGCAAGATTCGCATGACGTGCGTGAATACCTTACCGGATTGCATTCAATTGTTCGGTATCTTGGTATTTGCGATGGTAACATGGAAGAAGGTTCATTTCGTGCAGATGTTAACGTTTCGGTTAAGAAAAAGGGTGCGTCTAAGCTTGGAACACGGGTTGAATTAAAAAATATTAATTCATTTAGGTATATTGTTCAGGCTGTTGACTATGAAATTGATCGTCAAATTTCATTGATTCAAGAGGGTGGAGCGGTAAAGCAGGAAACGCGTTTGTGGGATTCGCATGATCAAAAAACAGTGTTTATGAGATCGAAAGAAAGTAGTTATGACTATCGCTATTTTTCAGATCCTGATTTGCCACTTGTTGTTGTTGATGATGAATGGGTTAAACGAGTAAAAACACAGGTTCCAGAGCTTGCAAAACAAAAAATTGTTCGATTCGGCAATCAGTATGGTCTTTCGGTATATGAGGCGACTATTTTGACTGGCGAAAAGCAGCAGGCTGATTTTTATGAGGCTGTTGTGCAACGGTGCAGACAACCAAAAATGGCCTGTAATTGGGTTCTGCGTGATTTGCTTGGATATTTAAAAGAAAGCAAACAAGATTTGACTTCATGTTTGATTGAACCCGAAATGCTTGGTGAGTTGATTCAAGAGTTGGTTCAAGGTGTTATTAATGCACCAACAGCACAAGAAGTTTTTGCAGAGATGGCAGCTACAGGAAAATATCCGTCAATAATTATTCAAGAAAAAGGCTTGCAACAAATCGGCGATGAGTCTGAAATTTTAGCAATAATCGAAGAGGTTCTAGCAAAAGAGCCAGATGTTGTTGCATCTTATCGCGGTGGAAATCAAAAATTGTTTGGATATTTTGTTGGACAAGTTATGAAAAAAACATCAGGTCGTGCAAGTCCACAAGTTGTTCAGCCGTTGCTCAAAAAGGCTCTTGAAACTGTATGA
- a CDS encoding Holliday junction branch migration protein RuvA, translating to MIEKISGKVVGSSGRVVHIEVSGIAFGVQCARPEIHAQGSFVSLQTTLIWNQEKGPLLYGFADDLEKQLFSMLISCPKIGPSIALQALSQMTPYECISAIGRGDAKALSSLHGIGAKKAAQIITDLQEQCAALRVVSSATGDTGAAGHNVRIEVAQALESLGYTRPEINQAFSSLGQDDSLSFDQLLRSCLKNLSLNK from the coding sequence ATGATTGAAAAAATTTCTGGAAAAGTTGTTGGCTCTTCCGGCCGGGTGGTACATATTGAGGTTTCTGGAATTGCATTTGGTGTGCAATGTGCACGTCCTGAAATTCATGCTCAAGGTAGTTTTGTTTCATTGCAAACAACGCTCATTTGGAATCAAGAAAAAGGCCCATTGTTGTATGGATTTGCCGATGACTTGGAAAAGCAATTGTTTTCGATGTTGATTTCTTGTCCTAAAATTGGACCCAGTATTGCATTGCAAGCGCTTTCTCAGATGACTCCGTATGAATGTATTTCTGCCATCGGTCGTGGAGATGCAAAAGCACTGAGTTCGCTTCATGGAATTGGCGCAAAGAAAGCAGCCCAGATCATCACAGATTTACAAGAGCAGTGTGCTGCATTACGTGTGGTATCAAGTGCAACTGGAGATACCGGCGCTGCTGGTCATAATGTTCGCATTGAAGTTGCTCAGGCGTTAGAGTCTCTTGGGTATACTCGTCCTGAGATTAACCAAGCTTTTTCTTCGCTTGGTCAAGATGATAGCCTATCGTTTGATCAATTATTACGCTCTTGTTTGAAAAATCTTTCTTTGAACAAATAA
- a CDS encoding ABC transporter ATP-binding protein, whose amino-acid sequence MSILLSLRGITKVYGVGTTARTALKGVDLDIQKGEILGLLGVNGAGKTTLASIIATLNPPTSGTITLNSASIYDDVPAYRKIIGFCPQKPNVNPQLTIKQNLLFAGRFYGISAEETESRVAQLMKRFELETYAENYIDQLSGGYKQRFLIARALIHKPQLILFDEPTVALDPHVRHEVWDLLKELRSQGVTIVLTTHYLDEAEALSDRVCILDEGVIRLIDTPANLKSEHGKARLEDVFIKLINEKND is encoded by the coding sequence ATGAGTATTCTTTTATCCCTTCGCGGAATTACCAAAGTCTACGGAGTTGGAACAACTGCACGCACAGCGCTTAAAGGCGTTGACCTTGATATTCAAAAAGGCGAGATCCTTGGACTTCTTGGTGTGAATGGAGCAGGAAAAACAACCCTTGCGTCAATCATTGCAACACTCAATCCGCCAACATCTGGAACAATAACCCTAAACAGCGCGTCAATCTACGATGACGTGCCTGCATATCGCAAGATTATTGGCTTCTGCCCACAAAAACCAAACGTAAACCCACAACTTACGATTAAACAAAATTTACTCTTTGCGGGACGATTTTACGGCATTTCAGCCGAAGAAACAGAATCACGTGTTGCACAATTAATGAAACGGTTTGAACTAGAAACCTATGCCGAAAATTACATCGATCAACTCTCTGGTGGGTACAAACAACGATTTTTAATTGCTCGTGCTCTTATCCACAAACCACAACTCATTTTGTTTGATGAACCAACAGTTGCGCTCGATCCTCATGTCAGACACGAAGTTTGGGACTTGCTCAAAGAACTTCGCTCGCAAGGCGTCACCATTGTGCTCACCACTCACTACCTTGATGAAGCAGAAGCACTTTCTGATCGAGTTTGTATTTTAGATGAGGGGGTAATTCGTCTCATCGACACACCTGCAAACCTCAAATCCGAACACGGCAAGGCGCGACTCGAAGACGTGTTTATTAAACTTATCAACGAAAAAAACGATTAA